In Rutidosis leptorrhynchoides isolate AG116_Rl617_1_P2 chromosome 2, CSIRO_AGI_Rlap_v1, whole genome shotgun sequence, one genomic interval encodes:
- the LOC139890671 gene encoding pentatricopeptide repeat-containing protein At4g18975, chloroplastic-like has product MWRSMVMAKVVRQLGSIGTIRAQTICYNHKSILQDRTPVERASPNIGTRHNSGEPISKRQIGENVLRTDKVNFLVKILMDLDDSKESVYTALDAWVAWEQDFPIGPLRRALIGLEKEHQWHRIIHVIKWMLSKGQGTTLGTYGQLVRALDMDCRVEEAHDIWEKKLAMDLHSVPWQLCHQMISVYYRNNMMERAVKLFKRLEAFDRKPRDKKIVKKVGDAYEVLGLIEEKERVLKKYKSLFDETSSSKKSTKTSKKR; this is encoded by the coding sequence ATGTGGAGGTCAATGGTGATGGCTAAAGTTGTTCGACAGCTCGGTTCTATTGGAACCATTCGGGCTCAAACTATATGTTACAACCATAAATCGATCCTGCAAGATCGAACACCCGTCGAGAGAGCTTCACCTAATATAGGCACGAGACATAACTCGGGTGAACCCATATCAAAGCGCCAAATAGGTGAGAATGTATTAAGAACCGATAAAGTCAATTTCTTGGTCAAAATCTTGATGGATCTTGATGATAGTAAAGAGTCAGTATATACTGCTCTTGATGCATGGGTAGCATGGGAACAAGACTTCCCAATCGGACCTTTAAGACGGGCATTAATTGGACTCGAGAAAGAACATCAATGGCATAGAATTATTCATGTTATAAAATGGATGTTGAGTAAAGGTCAAGGGACAACACTTGGAACATACGGGCAGTTAGTTAGGGCGCTAGATATGGATTGTAGGGTAGAGGAAGCACATGATATTTGGGAGAAGAAACTTGCTATGGATTTACATTCGGTCCCATGGCAGTTATGCCACCAGATGATATCAGTTTATTATAGAAACAATATGATGGAAAGGGCGGTTAAGCTTTTTAAACGGTTAGAAGCGTTTGATAGAAAACCGAGGGATAAGAAGATAGTGAAGAAAGTAGGTGATGCGTATGAGGTTTTGGGGTTGATTGAAGAGAAAGAAAGAGTTTTGAAGAAATATAAAAGTTTGTTTGACGAGACATCATCCTCTAAGAAATCTACCAAAACTTCGAAGAAAAGGTAG
- the LOC139890670 gene encoding protein LSD1-like, whose protein sequence is MQSQIVCSGCRSILLYPRGASNVCCALCNTLTSVPPPGMDMSQLICGGCRTLLMYTRGATSVRCSCCHVVNLAPVSNQFAQVSCANCRTMLMYPSGAPSVKCAVCQYITNVNSSNGRVPIPAQPNRLMPSTSTEMPHSQTHTVVVENPMSVDESGKLVSNVVVGVTTEKKPTNQLK, encoded by the exons ATGCAGAGCCAAATAGTATGTAGTGGTTGTAGAAGCATATTGTTGTATCCAAGAGGAGCTTCAAATGTGTGTTGTGCATTATGCAATACCCTTACATCTGTTCCACCTCCAG GGATGGACATGTCCCAACTGATATGCGGAGGATGCCGCACATTGCTAATGTATACACGTGGCGCTACAAGTGTACGATGTTCTTGTTGTCATGTAGTGAATCTTGCACCAG TTTCAAACCAGTTTGCTCAAGTCAGTTGTGCAAATTGTCGGACAATGCTGATGTATCCATCTGGTGCCCCATCTGTCAAGTGTGCAGTGTGTCAATACATTACAAACGTCAAT TCAAGCAATGGAAGGGTTCCTATTCCAGCGCAACCTAACCGGTTAATGCCGTCTACATCGACT GAAATGCCGCACTCGCAGACTCATACTGTTGTCGTTGAAAATCCTATGTCTGTCGATGAGAGTGGGAAACTG GTAAGCAACGTTGTCGTTGGGGTGACTACAGAGAAGAAACCAACCAACCAACTGAAATAA
- the LOC139887749 gene encoding uncharacterized protein has product MFCSLYRLELNKEVADSDRISVTESNEVPLCWSWSRSPTGRTLGELNELTRLLSSLSFDFSQHPSWSWNLASNGVFSVKKLSNIIFSRMYPVLYPTHSETLRENLVPKKLEVLVWRVSKKRITVRVELDNRGIDLHSTRCPVCDKNVESVDHFIVSCKFSSDVWSRL; this is encoded by the coding sequence ATGTTTTGCAGTTTGTATAGACTAGAACTGAACAAGGAAGTTGCGGATAGTGACAGAATTTCGGTAACAGAGAGCAATGAGGTGCCACTATGTTGGAGCTGGTCACGAAGTCCTACAGGCAGAACACTAGGTGAACTAAATGAACTTACAAGACTACTCTCATCACTCTCTTTCGACTTCAGCCAACATCCCTCATGGAGTTGGAATCTCGCAAGCAACGGTGTTTTTTCGGTCAAAAAGCTCTCGAATATCATCTTTTCGCGTATGTATCCGGTATTATATCCAACACATTCTGAAACTTTAAGGGAAAATCTTGTTCCAAAAAAACTTGAAGTCCTTGTTTGGAGAGTTTCAAAGAAAAGAATCACGGTGCGTGTCGAACTTGATAATCGAGGCATTGATCTCCATAGTACTCGGTGTCCTGTTTGCGACAAAAATGTTGAATCGGTAGATCACTTTATAGTATCGTGTAAATTCTCTTCGGACGTGTGGTCACGACTATAA